The following are from one region of the Streptomyces tuirus genome:
- a CDS encoding glycerophosphodiester phosphodiesterase has translation MTHARQHVIQVVAHRGASEDAPEHTLAAYTKAIEDGADALECDVRLTADGHLVCVHDRRINRTSNGRGAVSALELADLAALDFGSWKTGEAWKGRDEEPDWEHRPEDREATSVLTLERLLELVADAGRRVELAIETKHPTRWAGQVEDRLLVLLKRFGLDAPASAEESQVRVMSFSARSLHRVHAASPTLPTVYLTQFLSPRLRDGRLPPGVRIAGPSIRIVRNHPTYIERLKQAGHQVHVWTVNEPGDVDHCVGLGVDAIITNRPRAVLDQLGR, from the coding sequence GTGACCCACGCACGACAGCACGTCATTCAAGTCGTCGCCCACCGCGGAGCCTCCGAGGACGCCCCGGAGCACACCCTGGCCGCGTACACCAAGGCGATCGAGGACGGCGCGGACGCCCTCGAATGCGACGTACGCCTCACCGCCGACGGCCACCTCGTGTGTGTACACGACCGCCGGATCAACCGTACGTCCAACGGCCGCGGCGCGGTCTCGGCGCTGGAGCTCGCCGACCTCGCCGCCCTGGACTTCGGCTCCTGGAAGACGGGCGAGGCCTGGAAGGGACGCGACGAGGAACCCGACTGGGAGCACCGTCCGGAGGACCGCGAGGCGACCTCCGTCCTCACCCTGGAACGGCTGCTGGAACTCGTCGCCGATGCCGGGCGCCGGGTGGAACTGGCCATCGAGACCAAGCACCCCACGCGCTGGGCGGGCCAGGTCGAGGACCGGCTGCTGGTCCTGCTGAAGCGGTTCGGCCTCGACGCCCCGGCCTCCGCGGAGGAGTCACAGGTACGGGTCATGAGCTTCTCCGCCCGATCCCTGCACCGCGTTCATGCCGCCTCGCCGACCCTCCCGACGGTCTATCTGACGCAGTTCCTCTCACCCCGGCTGCGCGACGGACGGCTGCCTCCGGGGGTACGGATCGCCGGGCCGTCCATCCGGATCGTGCGCAACCACCCCACGTACATCGAGCGCCTGAAGCAGGCCGGCCACCAGGTGCACGTGTGGACCGTGAACGAGCCCGGGGACGTGGACCACTGCGTCGGACTGGGCGTCGACGCCATCATCACCAACCGCCCGCGCGCGGTGCTGGACCAGCTCGGCCGCTGA
- a CDS encoding ATP-binding protein produces the protein MRHRTWIGRFPVQANGASTPWRGAKEVSGVALVVAQEVPTSSSMAVPHGPAGVGEARHRMRTQLRRSGVAESVIDDAVLILSELLSNACKHGRPLGDAFAGDGDVRAAWRVEPAGRLVVEVTDGGGPTRPAPATPSVTAHGGRGLNIITALADDWGVRDDIRGEVTVWVIVHDDVHDPDAGHRRDDFATRVIAPAVSRIPGLDFADAFDDMD, from the coding sequence ATGCGTCACCGGACGTGGATTGGCCGGTTTCCGGTACAGGCCAATGGGGCATCCACACCGTGGCGTGGGGCGAAGGAGGTCTCGGGGGTGGCGTTGGTGGTGGCACAGGAGGTGCCCACGTCGTCGAGCATGGCCGTGCCCCATGGCCCTGCGGGCGTGGGGGAAGCGCGACACCGGATGCGTACGCAGCTGCGCAGAAGCGGAGTCGCGGAATCGGTCATCGACGACGCCGTACTGATCCTTTCCGAGCTCTTGAGCAACGCGTGCAAGCACGGCAGGCCGCTGGGCGACGCGTTCGCCGGTGACGGTGACGTCCGTGCCGCGTGGCGCGTGGAGCCGGCCGGCCGGCTCGTCGTCGAGGTCACGGACGGCGGCGGCCCGACCCGCCCCGCCCCCGCGACCCCGTCGGTCACGGCGCACGGCGGCCGCGGGTTGAACATCATCACCGCGCTCGCCGACGACTGGGGCGTGCGGGACGACATCCGCGGCGAGGTCACCGTGTGGGTGATCGTCCACGACGACGTCCACGACCCGGACGCGGGCCACCGCCGCGACGACTTCGCCACGCGCGTCATCGCCCCCGCGGTCTCCCGGATACCCGGGCTCGACTTCGCGGACGCCTTCGACGACATGGACTGA
- a CDS encoding DUF5926 family protein — protein MAKKRPQTKAKRPQTTGGARTAGADGDVPVVGAREPCPCGSGRRYKACHGRAASHAATELVHRPFEGLPGECDWVALRELVPAATVELTLKDGLPEGVPAVTLATVLPMAWPALRRDDGSVLLGLQNDTSSGDISRDLADTLQRALEAEPGTPVQGRRAPADSPRLQDLLDPEGAFEPEVHSGFEFWVPDPENATPDVTASLERANAAAIPTVKLQGVDAAYWCETPEKNHLRWVMPHAEELLLDALARLHAAGRSSLGEGTRLVGSFRAHGLTVPVWDLPSEVTAEDVEKPAAEFAERLAAALATDAPLTADERRARGGLTNRQVTLS, from the coding sequence ATGGCCAAGAAGCGACCCCAGACGAAGGCCAAGCGCCCGCAGACCACGGGCGGAGCCCGCACCGCAGGTGCCGATGGAGACGTTCCGGTCGTCGGCGCTCGCGAACCCTGCCCCTGCGGCAGCGGCCGCCGCTACAAGGCCTGCCACGGCCGGGCCGCCTCGCACGCCGCGACCGAGCTGGTGCACCGCCCCTTCGAGGGCCTGCCCGGCGAGTGCGACTGGGTCGCCCTGCGCGAACTGGTCCCGGCGGCCACGGTCGAGCTGACCCTCAAGGACGGCCTGCCCGAGGGCGTCCCGGCGGTCACCCTGGCCACGGTCCTCCCCATGGCCTGGCCGGCGCTGCGCCGCGACGACGGCTCGGTCCTGCTCGGCCTGCAGAACGACACCTCGTCCGGCGACATCAGCCGCGACCTCGCCGACACCCTCCAGCGCGCCCTGGAAGCCGAGCCCGGCACGCCCGTCCAGGGCCGCCGCGCCCCGGCCGACAGCCCGCGGCTGCAGGACCTGCTCGACCCCGAGGGCGCGTTCGAGCCAGAAGTCCACAGCGGCTTCGAGTTCTGGGTGCCGGACCCGGAGAACGCCACGCCCGACGTGACCGCCTCCCTGGAGCGGGCCAACGCCGCGGCCATCCCGACCGTCAAGCTCCAGGGCGTGGACGCGGCGTACTGGTGCGAGACGCCGGAGAAGAACCACCTGCGGTGGGTCATGCCGCACGCCGAGGAGCTGCTTCTGGACGCGCTCGCGCGGCTGCACGCCGCGGGCCGCTCCAGCCTCGGCGAGGGCACCCGCCTGGTGGGCTCCTTCCGCGCTCACGGACTCACGGTGCCGGTGTGGGACCTGCCCAGCGAGGTCACGGCCGAGGACGTCGAGAAGCCGGCGGCGGAGTTCGCCGAGCGCCTCGCCGCCGCCCTGGCGACGGACGCGCCGCTCACCGCGGACGAGCGCCGCGCCCGCGGCGGCCTCACCAACCGGCAGGTCACGCTCAGCTGA
- a CDS encoding bifunctional DNA primase/polymerase translates to MREILGRRRRLLSQRGDGKPELIDAALTYATQWRWPVLPGVAADPQGPSRCSCPDPDCTVPGAHPFDPALLAATTDGRMVSWWWGNRPTAPIVLATGGQAPCAVSLPALPAARALKALDRMGMRLGPVVASPARWAILVKPYSMEQLGELLYAKDFVPGSLRFHGEGGYLALPPSETGRGEIRWERAPLPGSASPWVPDVEAVVDAVVEALTRTGVSAPEL, encoded by the coding sequence ATGCGCGAGATCCTCGGAAGGCGACGCAGGCTCTTGTCTCAGCGCGGCGACGGGAAGCCTGAGCTGATCGACGCGGCCCTGACCTACGCGACGCAATGGCGGTGGCCCGTACTCCCGGGCGTGGCGGCGGACCCGCAGGGGCCCTCCCGCTGCAGCTGCCCCGACCCCGACTGCACGGTGCCCGGCGCGCATCCCTTCGACCCCGCTCTCCTCGCGGCCACCACCGACGGACGCATGGTGAGCTGGTGGTGGGGCAACAGGCCGACGGCGCCGATCGTCCTGGCCACCGGCGGCCAGGCCCCCTGCGCGGTCTCCCTGCCGGCCCTCCCGGCCGCCCGCGCACTCAAGGCACTGGACCGGATGGGCATGCGGCTCGGCCCGGTCGTCGCCTCCCCCGCCCGCTGGGCGATCCTCGTCAAGCCGTACTCCATGGAGCAGCTCGGCGAGCTGCTCTACGCCAAGGATTTCGTGCCCGGCTCCCTCCGCTTCCACGGCGAGGGCGGCTACCTGGCCCTGCCGCCGTCCGAGACCGGCCGGGGCGAGATCCGCTGGGAGCGCGCGCCGCTGCCCGGCTCGGCCTCCCCGTGGGTGCCCGATGTCGAGGCCGTGGTGGACGCCGTGGTCGAAGCCCTCACTCGTACGGGTGTGAGCGCGCCCGAGTTGTAG
- a CDS encoding PP2C family protein-serine/threonine phosphatase, with product MLDISSRVRVHVETLLATQNDMGVCDAFEQYVPVGRPDAMNAPHPPKVAGIDSTVPAPAHTVAPVTTGSSPAVPAPPPAPPGAVLQDRLAGWVSGLTTLHELTERLARTATLDEALQELLRAGAALVGARRGLVVLEPGDGLGPDTTTGLGLARADLGHIETVPRSALSYGRILDGLPGGEGGIAVPDLFAEEGLDPRHREVAARLGYAASYALPLATDTAGRLGAVVWLYDEPAEPGERQRHLAGLYTRYAAEHLARLLELERTRTSMATMSDELLPARLPRVAGVQLAARHRSGPRGGGDWYDALPLPDAALGLAVGSVTGSGPSAVAAMGRLRASLRAYAVMEGEDPVAVLSDLELLLRLTEPARSATALFGYCEPAARKITLAGAGHSPPLLIGQRRTEFVETSVSAPLGMLACWEAPSVEILAEPGETVLLYTDGLLHRTGETTDRAFARLHTAAAGVPRALRGDPGAIADHVLRSVLPDGLDAAEGAEDVVLLAVRFE from the coding sequence ATGCTGGACATCTCCTCACGAGTGCGTGTACATGTGGAGACACTGCTAGCGACGCAGAATGACATGGGGGTTTGCGATGCTTTTGAGCAGTACGTACCGGTTGGAAGGCCGGACGCCATGAACGCTCCGCACCCTCCGAAAGTGGCCGGAATCGATTCAACGGTTCCGGCACCCGCACACACTGTCGCGCCCGTGACGACGGGTTCGTCCCCGGCCGTCCCCGCACCTCCCCCGGCCCCTCCCGGCGCGGTGCTCCAGGACCGCCTCGCGGGCTGGGTCTCCGGCCTCACCACCCTGCACGAGCTCACCGAACGCCTGGCCCGCACGGCCACGCTCGACGAGGCGCTCCAGGAACTGCTGAGGGCCGGCGCCGCCTTGGTGGGCGCCCGGCGCGGACTCGTCGTCCTCGAACCGGGCGACGGACTCGGTCCGGACACCACCACCGGACTGGGTCTCGCCCGCGCCGATCTCGGCCACATCGAGACAGTGCCGCGCAGCGCCCTGTCCTACGGACGGATCCTCGATGGCCTGCCGGGCGGCGAGGGCGGCATCGCCGTACCCGACCTGTTCGCGGAGGAGGGACTCGATCCCCGCCACCGCGAGGTCGCCGCCCGCCTCGGCTACGCCGCCAGCTACGCCCTCCCCTTGGCCACCGACACCGCCGGCCGCCTCGGCGCCGTGGTGTGGCTCTACGACGAGCCCGCCGAACCGGGCGAGCGGCAGCGCCACCTGGCCGGCCTCTACACGCGCTACGCCGCCGAGCACCTGGCCCGGCTCCTCGAACTGGAACGCACGCGCACGTCCATGGCCACGATGTCCGACGAGCTGCTGCCCGCGCGGCTGCCCCGGGTCGCCGGCGTCCAGCTCGCCGCCCGGCACCGCAGCGGCCCGCGCGGCGGCGGCGACTGGTACGACGCGCTGCCGCTGCCCGACGCCGCCCTCGGTCTCGCCGTGGGGTCCGTCACCGGCTCGGGCCCCAGCGCGGTCGCCGCGATGGGACGGCTGCGGGCGTCGCTGCGCGCCTACGCCGTGATGGAGGGGGAGGACCCGGTCGCCGTCCTGTCCGACCTGGAGCTGCTGCTGCGGCTGACCGAGCCGGCCCGCTCGGCCACCGCCCTGTTCGGCTACTGCGAACCGGCCGCCCGCAAGATCACGCTGGCCGGTGCCGGGCACAGCCCGCCGCTGCTGATCGGACAGCGCCGCACGGAGTTCGTGGAGACGTCCGTCTCCGCCCCGCTGGGCATGCTCGCCTGCTGGGAAGCGCCGAGCGTGGAGATTCTCGCCGAACCCGGAGAGACGGTTCTGCTCTACACCGACGGGCTGCTGCACCGCACCGGCGAGACCACCGACCGCGCCTTCGCCCGGCTGCACACGGCGGCGGCCGGAGTGCCCCGGGCCCTGCGCGGCGACCCCGGCGCGATCGCCGACCACGTCCTGCGGAGCGTGCTGCCGGACGGGCTGGACGCGGCGGAGGGTGCGGAGGACGTCGTCCTGCTGGCGGTCCGCTTCGAGTGA
- a CDS encoding aminopeptidase P family protein — protein sequence MAEELTPATPDESEEPIKQRKNGLYPGVSDELAENMKSGWADTELRDLEPIPQAAETAARRAALSARFPGERLVIPAGNLKTRSNDTEYAFRASVEYAYLTGGRPDESADGVLVLEPKDEGHEATIYLLPRSDRENGEFWLDGQGELWVGRRHSLTEAGTLYGIPASDVRELAGALREATGPVRVVRGYDAGIEAALTDKVTAERDEELRVFLSEARLVKDDFEVGELQKAVDSTVRGFEDVVKVLDKAEATSERYIEGTFFLRARVEGNDVGYGTIAAAGPHACTLHWVRNDGAVRSGELLLLDAGVETHTYYTADVTRTLPINGRFSDLQRKIYDAVYEAQEAGIAAVKPGAKYRDFHDAAQRVLAEKLVEWGLVEGPVERVLELGLQRRWTLHGTGHMLGMDVHDCAAARVETYVDGTLEPGMCLTVEPGLYFQTDDLTVPEEYRGIGVRIEDDILVTEDGNRNLSAALPRRSDEVEAWMASLKG from the coding sequence GTGGCCGAGGAGCTCACACCGGCGACCCCGGACGAGAGCGAAGAGCCGATCAAGCAGCGGAAGAACGGACTGTACCCCGGCGTGTCCGACGAGCTTGCCGAGAACATGAAGAGCGGCTGGGCCGACACCGAGCTGCGCGACCTCGAGCCCATCCCCCAGGCCGCCGAGACCGCCGCCCGCCGGGCCGCGCTCTCCGCGCGCTTCCCGGGCGAGCGTCTGGTGATCCCCGCGGGCAACCTGAAGACCCGCTCGAACGACACCGAGTACGCCTTCCGCGCCTCCGTCGAGTACGCCTACCTCACCGGCGGCCGGCCCGACGAGAGCGCAGACGGCGTCCTGGTCCTGGAGCCCAAGGACGAGGGCCACGAGGCGACCATCTACCTCCTGCCGCGCTCCGACCGCGAGAACGGTGAGTTCTGGCTGGACGGCCAGGGCGAGCTGTGGGTCGGCCGCCGCCACTCCCTCACCGAGGCCGGGACGCTGTACGGCATCCCCGCCTCCGACGTGCGCGAGCTGGCCGGCGCCCTGCGCGAGGCCACCGGGCCGGTACGGGTCGTGCGCGGCTACGACGCCGGCATCGAGGCGGCCCTGACCGACAAGGTCACCGCCGAACGCGACGAGGAGCTGCGGGTCTTCCTCTCCGAAGCGCGCCTGGTCAAGGACGACTTCGAGGTCGGCGAGCTGCAGAAGGCGGTCGACTCGACCGTGCGCGGCTTCGAGGACGTGGTGAAGGTCCTCGACAAGGCCGAGGCCACCTCCGAGCGGTACATCGAGGGCACGTTCTTCCTCCGCGCGCGCGTCGAGGGCAACGACGTCGGCTACGGCACGATCGCCGCGGCCGGACCGCACGCCTGCACGCTGCACTGGGTGCGCAACGACGGGGCGGTCCGCTCCGGCGAGCTGCTGCTGCTCGACGCGGGAGTGGAGACGCACACGTACTACACGGCCGACGTGACGCGCACGCTGCCGATCAACGGACGGTTCAGCGATCTCCAGCGCAAGATCTACGACGCCGTGTACGAGGCCCAGGAGGCCGGGATCGCGGCGGTGAAGCCCGGCGCGAAGTACCGCGACTTCCACGACGCCGCGCAGCGGGTGCTGGCGGAAAAGCTCGTCGAGTGGGGCCTTGTCGAAGGGCCTGTGGAGCGGGTGCTGGAGCTCGGGCTGCAGCGGCGCTGGACGCTGCACGGGACCGGGCACATGCTCGGCATGGACGTGCACGACTGCGCTGCCGCGCGGGTGGAGACGTACGTGGACGGCACGCTGGAGCCGGGCATGTGCCTCACGGTCGAGCCCGGGCTGTACTTCCAGACGGACGACCTCACCGTGCCCGAGGAGTACCGGGGCATCGGGGTGCGGATCGAGGACGACATCCTCGTCACCGAGGACGGCAACCGGAACCTCAGTGCGGCGCTGCCTCGGCGGTCCGACGAGGTCGAGGCGTGGATGGCCTCTCTCAAGGGCTGA
- a CDS encoding triphosphoribosyl-dephospho-CoA synthase, whose product MTGTQYGNGREDQALAKAAVDALVGQLALAPKPGLPDPRERTARDHSALRWSARALLPGLIAMAATARRTGEPSARLRADLGAIGRSTEHTVALAGGGHRGALWTLGLLVAAAALRPEAGPADTTALAKQLAAYPDRRAPRRPSRGSTMSARYGAAGARGEARAGFPHVRRALTALATARSQGASEPQARLDALLTVMSTLQDTELLYAAGPVGLRQVQAGARGVLQAGGTATEPGAAALGVLDTDLRRRAWSPRGSGPLLAGALFLDALKPAGARG is encoded by the coding sequence ATGACGGGAACGCAGTACGGGAACGGCCGTGAGGACCAGGCACTAGCGAAGGCCGCCGTCGACGCCCTGGTCGGTCAGCTGGCCCTGGCCCCCAAGCCGGGCCTGCCCGACCCGCGGGAGCGCACAGCCCGGGACCACAGCGCCCTGCGGTGGTCGGCCCGAGCACTGCTCCCCGGCCTCATCGCCATGGCCGCCACAGCCCGCCGCACGGGCGAGCCCAGCGCCCGCCTCCGCGCCGACCTGGGCGCGATCGGCCGCTCGACCGAACACACGGTGGCGCTGGCGGGCGGCGGCCACCGAGGCGCCCTGTGGACGCTGGGCCTGCTGGTGGCGGCGGCAGCCCTGCGGCCGGAAGCCGGTCCGGCCGACACCACGGCCCTGGCCAAACAGCTGGCCGCCTACCCCGACCGCCGCGCCCCACGCCGCCCCTCGCGCGGCTCCACGATGTCGGCCCGCTACGGCGCGGCCGGCGCGCGGGGAGAGGCCCGGGCCGGCTTCCCCCACGTCCGCCGCGCCCTGACCGCCCTCGCCACGGCCCGCAGCCAGGGCGCCAGCGAGCCCCAGGCCCGCCTGGACGCCCTGCTCACGGTGATGTCCACCCTCCAGGACACGGAACTGCTGTATGCGGCCGGTCCGGTGGGCCTGCGGCAGGTCCAGGCAGGAGCACGGGGTGTCCTGCAAGCGGGCGGTACGGCCACCGAGCCGGGGGCGGCGGCCCTGGGAGTTCTCGATACGGACCTTCGCCGGCGAGCCTGGTCCCCGAGGGGGAGCGGGCCCCTGCTGGCAGGCGCCCTGTTCCTGGACGCCCTCAAGCCTGCGGGGGCGCGGGGCTGA
- a CDS encoding glycine--tRNA ligase produces the protein MKNVSTALTMQDAILTLQKYWSDNGCMITQPLNTEVGAGTANPATALRVLGPEPWSVAYVEPSVRPDDSRYGENPNRLQTHTQFQVILKPDPGNPQELYLGSLRALGVDLNAHDVRFVEDNWASPALGAWGLGWEVWLDGMEITQFTYFQQVGGVALDPVSVEITYGLERILMNLQGVSHFKDIAYAPGITYGEVFGQNEYEMSRYYLDDADIDTNHRLFESYAAEARRLLDLELPVPAYTYVLKCSHTFNVLDARGAISTTERAKAFSLMRGLTHETAKLWERRRAALEHPLGRAAAPAPAERAVLPKVPGVETLLFEIGVEELPYADVPATTEAVRESVTAKLAATRLGHGAINVLATPRRIVITVDGVQPRERDTMKTVRGPKVAAAFKDGAPTPALLGFARSQGAEPTDVRIVEVKGVEYVALTRHEEGRPAVEVLSDLLAEVVSGLRAGRNMRWSDPGLSFSRPVRWLLALLGRTPLPVVVSSLSAGDTTRVQRQAPYPEVRVTSAEGYPHFLHMHGILLDRDARRGAVVRGALEAAAEVGGRIDVEGQAGLIDEITDILEFPYAVRGSFDERYLELPASVLTTVMRKHQRYLPVLDGERLMPHFVTFANALCDDDVVRAGNEAVLRARYEDAAFFWRADLKVAPEEFRRRLDKLTFEDRLGTVADRAVRLASLAQDLAGRAGLPEESVEVVRRAGALAKFDLASQMVIEFSGLAGVMAEEYASRAGESPEVARALAEMELPRSAGGALPAGDAGAVLSLADRFDLVTGMFLIGAAPTGSSDPYGVRRAAIGLLNVLRSLPAVAGVRVSEGLRAAAVRYAAQGVEVPAERVAEAAELITRRYEQQLTDAGHEHRLVQAVLVWADRPAHGDRTLATLERHVGSEAFEALAAAFQRVVRILPEGGVEAADTSLLTAPAELSLAESAQAVRQALQGREDDLGALIEVSAPLVDAIGVFFDEVLVMDPDPAVRAARLALLTEVAGLARTTLDWDAL, from the coding sequence ATGAAGAACGTATCGACGGCGCTGACCATGCAGGACGCCATCCTCACCCTCCAGAAGTACTGGAGCGACAACGGCTGCATGATCACGCAGCCGCTGAACACCGAGGTCGGAGCCGGTACGGCCAACCCGGCCACGGCGCTGCGGGTGCTCGGTCCCGAGCCGTGGAGCGTCGCCTACGTGGAGCCCAGCGTGCGGCCGGACGACTCGCGCTACGGCGAGAACCCCAACCGGCTCCAGACCCACACCCAGTTCCAGGTGATCCTCAAGCCCGACCCGGGCAACCCGCAGGAGCTCTACCTGGGCAGCCTGCGCGCCCTGGGCGTCGACCTGAACGCGCACGACGTGCGGTTCGTCGAGGACAACTGGGCCTCGCCCGCCCTCGGCGCCTGGGGGCTGGGCTGGGAGGTCTGGCTGGACGGCATGGAGATCACCCAGTTCACCTACTTCCAGCAGGTCGGCGGCGTCGCCCTGGACCCGGTGTCGGTGGAGATCACATACGGTCTCGAACGCATCCTGATGAACCTTCAGGGCGTGTCCCACTTCAAGGACATCGCCTACGCGCCGGGCATCACCTACGGCGAGGTGTTCGGGCAGAACGAGTACGAGATGAGCCGCTACTACCTCGACGACGCCGACATCGACACCAACCACCGGCTGTTCGAGTCGTACGCGGCCGAGGCCCGGCGCCTGCTGGACCTGGAGCTGCCGGTCCCGGCGTACACCTACGTGCTCAAGTGCAGCCACACCTTCAACGTGCTCGACGCGCGCGGTGCGATCAGCACCACCGAGCGGGCCAAGGCGTTCTCGCTGATGCGCGGCCTGACCCACGAGACGGCCAAACTGTGGGAGCGGCGGCGGGCCGCGCTGGAGCATCCCCTCGGGCGGGCGGCGGCGCCCGCTCCGGCCGAGCGGGCCGTGCTGCCCAAGGTGCCCGGCGTCGAGACGCTGCTCTTCGAGATCGGCGTGGAGGAACTGCCCTACGCCGACGTCCCCGCGACCACCGAGGCGGTGCGCGAGTCGGTCACCGCCAAGCTCGCCGCGACCCGGCTGGGGCACGGCGCGATCAACGTGCTGGCCACCCCGCGCCGGATCGTGATCACCGTCGACGGTGTGCAGCCGCGCGAGCGGGACACCATGAAGACCGTGCGCGGGCCCAAGGTCGCCGCCGCCTTCAAGGACGGCGCTCCCACGCCCGCGTTGCTGGGCTTCGCCCGCAGCCAGGGCGCCGAACCGACGGACGTGCGGATCGTCGAGGTCAAGGGCGTCGAGTACGTGGCCCTGACCCGGCACGAGGAGGGCCGCCCGGCGGTCGAGGTGCTCAGCGATCTGCTGGCCGAGGTCGTCTCCGGGCTGCGGGCCGGACGCAACATGCGCTGGAGCGACCCGGGGCTGTCGTTCTCGCGCCCCGTGCGCTGGCTGCTCGCGCTGCTGGGCCGTACTCCCCTGCCCGTCGTGGTCTCCTCGCTGTCGGCCGGCGACACCACGCGGGTGCAGCGGCAGGCCCCCTACCCGGAGGTCCGGGTGACCTCCGCCGAGGGCTACCCGCACTTCCTGCACATGCATGGCATCCTGCTCGACCGGGACGCCCGGCGCGGCGCGGTCGTGCGCGGGGCCCTGGAGGCCGCCGCCGAGGTGGGCGGGCGCATCGACGTCGAGGGCCAGGCCGGGCTGATCGACGAGATCACCGACATCCTGGAGTTCCCCTACGCCGTGCGGGGGTCGTTCGACGAGCGCTACCTCGAACTGCCCGCGAGCGTGCTGACCACCGTGATGCGCAAGCACCAGCGCTATCTGCCGGTGCTGGACGGCGAGCGGCTCATGCCGCACTTCGTGACCTTCGCCAACGCCCTGTGCGACGACGACGTGGTGCGGGCGGGCAACGAGGCGGTGCTGCGGGCCCGTTACGAGGACGCCGCGTTCTTCTGGCGGGCCGACCTCAAGGTGGCGCCGGAGGAGTTCCGGCGGCGGCTGGACAAGCTGACCTTCGAGGACCGGCTGGGCACGGTCGCCGACCGTGCCGTCCGGCTCGCCTCCCTCGCCCAGGACCTGGCCGGACGGGCCGGGCTCCCGGAGGAGTCGGTGGAGGTCGTACGGCGGGCCGGCGCGCTGGCCAAGTTCGACCTGGCCTCGCAGATGGTGATCGAGTTCTCCGGGCTGGCCGGGGTCATGGCCGAGGAGTACGCCAGCCGGGCCGGCGAGTCCCCGGAGGTCGCCCGGGCACTGGCCGAGATGGAGCTGCCCCGGTCCGCCGGAGGCGCCCTGCCCGCCGGTGACGCGGGGGCCGTGCTGTCCCTCGCCGACCGGTTCGACCTGGTGACGGGCATGTTCCTGATCGGCGCCGCACCCACCGGAAGCTCCGACCCGTACGGGGTGCGCCGGGCCGCGATCGGGCTGCTCAACGTGCTGCGGAGCCTGCCCGCCGTGGCCGGGGTGCGGGTGAGCGAGGGGCTGCGCGCGGCGGCCGTACGGTATGCCGCACAGGGCGTCGAGGTACCCGCCGAGCGGGTCGCCGAGGCCGCCGAGCTGATCACCCGGCGCTATGAGCAGCAGCTCACGGACGCCGGGCACGAGCACCGGCTCGTCCAGGCGGTCCTGGTCTGGGCCGACCGGCCCGCCCATGGCGATCGCACGCTGGCCACGCTGGAGCGCCATGTCGGAAGCGAGGCGTTCGAGGCGCTCGCCGCCGCGTTCCAGCGGGTGGTGCGCATCCTGCCCGAGGGCGGTGTCGAGGCGGCGGACACGTCACTGCTGACCGCCCCCGCCGAACTGAGTCTCGCCGAGAGCGCACAGGCCGTACGCCAGGCGTTGCAGGGCCGCGAGGACGATCTCGGCGCGCTGATCGAGGTCTCCGCCCCGCTGGTCGACGCGATCGGCGTGTTCTTCGACGAGGTGCTGGTGATGGACCCCGACCCGGCGGTCCGCGCGGCACGGCTGGCGCTGCTGACGGAGGTGGCGGGGCTGGCGCGTACGACGCTGGACTGGGACGCGCTGTAA
- a CDS encoding ATP-binding protein, whose product MSIWWSLHLRREAASVPLARRLLIGTMETAGVDPDISYDLSVALSEACANAVEHGGDTGRGPGSEAYRVTAYLDGEKCRIEVADAGPGFPAAPAGRSRPPIRPAHSDAENGRGLCLIEELADHVHIGNKPGRGGAVVSFDKVLKWRSGAPLMAV is encoded by the coding sequence ATGAGCATCTGGTGGTCACTCCATCTGCGGCGCGAAGCTGCGAGCGTGCCGCTCGCCCGCCGCCTGCTGATCGGCACGATGGAGACCGCGGGCGTCGACCCGGACATCTCCTACGACCTCTCCGTCGCCCTCAGCGAGGCGTGCGCGAACGCCGTGGAGCACGGCGGGGACACCGGGCGCGGCCCCGGCTCGGAGGCGTACCGGGTCACCGCCTACCTCGACGGCGAGAAGTGCCGGATCGAGGTCGCCGACGCAGGCCCGGGTTTCCCCGCGGCGCCCGCAGGCCGGTCCCGCCCGCCGATCCGCCCCGCTCACTCCGACGCGGAGAACGGCAGGGGGCTGTGCCTCATCGAGGAGCTCGCCGACCATGTCCACATCGGCAACAAGCCGGGCCGGGGTGGAGCCGTGGTGAGCTTCGACAAGGTCCTGAAGTGGCGGTCCGGCGCACCGCTGATGGCGGTCTGA